From the Carya illinoinensis cultivar Pawnee chromosome 4, C.illinoinensisPawnee_v1, whole genome shotgun sequence genome, one window contains:
- the LOC122308109 gene encoding nascent polypeptide-associated complex subunit beta-like, which produces MDRERLMKMASAVRTGGKGSMRRKKKAVHKATTTDDKRLQSTLKRIGVNTIPAIEEVNIFKDDAVIQFLNPKVQASIAANTWVVSGSPQTKKLQDILPGIINQLGPDNLENLRKIAEQFQKQQPPTAAQPTQEDDDDEVPELVAGETFETAAEDSHASHAS; this is translated from the exons ATGGATCGTGAGAGGCTCATGAAGATGGCTAGTGCCGTTCGCACTGGTGGAAAAGGAAGCATGCGAAG AAAAAAGAAGGCTGTCCACAAAGCCACTACCACTGATGATAAAAGGCTTCAGAGTACATTGAAGAGGATTGGGGTTAACACCATCCCGGCCATTGAAGAAGTTAACATTTTCAAGGACGATGCTGTCATCCAGTTTCTTAATCCCAAAG TACAAGCATCAATTGCTGCCAACACTTGGGTTGTCAGTGGTTCTCCCCAAACAAAAA AATTGCAAGATATTCTCCCAGGGATCATCAACCAACTTG GGCCAGATAACTTGGAAAATCTAAGGAAGATTGCAGAGCAGTTTCAAAAGCAGCAACCGCCTACTGCTGCACAACCAACGCAAGAAGATGACGACGATGAGGTCCCAGAGCTTGTTGCTGGTGAAACTTTTGAAACTGCTGCGGAAGATAGTCATGCTAGTCATGCTTCTTAG
- the LOC122308107 gene encoding auxin response factor 8-like isoform X3: MEGSLFLVVLLRKFSLHWISHNSHRLRNLLQGISMMLSGSLGIFFELAYIAGQPKRHLLTTGWSVFVSAKRLVAGDSVLFIWNEKNQLLLGIRRATRPQTVTPSSVLSSDSMHIGLLAAAAHAASTNSCFTVFYNPRASPSEFVIPLSKYVKAVFHTRVSVGMRFRMLFETEESSVRRYMGTITGISELDPVRWPNSHWRSVKVGWDESTAGERQPRVSLWDIEPLTTFPMYPSMFPLRLKRPWHPGVSSLLDSRDGANGMMWLRGATGEHGLNSLNFQGVGLLPWMQQRLDPTLLGNDLNQQYQAMLAAGMQSLGSGDLLRQQIMQSQQPFQHLQQREIHTSLLLQQQQQQQHQQQAAINQVVPHNILQVQTQALTENIPPPLLGQPLNNQQEEQARQHQHTSQNALNFRSDQLHQRIQTNVPSSFAKADFMDPSTKFPASVTPRQNMVSSFCPEGSSSLLNFSRVGQSMLAEQLPQQSWASNYTHSHVTDFAHSISHTPYPGKDATEEPENCISDSHNPAPFGVNLDSPGLLLPVTMPTFATSVDADVSSMPLTNSGFQNSLYGSVQDSSELFQSSGQVDPLIPSRTFVKVYKSGWSVGRSLDISRFSSYNELQEELAQMFGIGGSLEEPLRSGWQLVFVDRENDVLLPGDDPWEAFVNNVWYIKILSPEDIHTM, encoded by the exons ATGGAGGGTTCTCTGTTCCTCGTCGTGCTGCTGAGAAAGTTTTCCCTCCATTG GATTTCTCACAACAGCCACCGGCTCAGGAACTTATTGCAAGGGATCTCCATGATGTTGAGTGGAAGTTTAGGCATATTTTTCGAG CTTGCTTATATTGCAGGACAGCCTAAACGGCATCTTCTTACTACTGGATGGAGTGTGTTTGTTAGTGCCAAAAGACTTGTTGCAGGGGACTCTGTTCTCTTTATCTG GAATGAAAAGAATCAGCTGCTTTTGGGAATACGCCGTGCCACCCGACCACAAACAGTGACGCCATCATCTGTTTTGTCAAGTGATAGCATGCACATCGGACTCCTAGCAGCTGCTGCTCATGCTGCTTCAACTAATAGCTGTTTTACTGTTTTCTATAACCCAAG GGCTAGTCCATCTGAATTTGTCATACCCCTTTCAAAGTATGTTAAAGCTGTATTTCACACACGTGTATCAGTTGGGATGCGTTTCCGGATGCTTTTTGAGACCGAAGAGTCAAGTGTTAGAAG GTATATGGGCACGATAACTGGAATAAGTGAACTGGATCCTGTTCGTTGGCCAAATTCTCATTGGAGATCTGTTAAG GTTGGTTGGGACGAGTCAACAGCTGGTGAGAGGCAGCCAAGGGTATCTTTGTGGGATATTGAACCTTTAACAACTTTCCCCATGTATCCATCGATGTTTCCCCTCAGACTGAAACGCCCCTGGCATCCTGGGGTCTCATCTTTGCTTG ATAGCAGGGATGGAGCGAATGGGATGATGTGGTTAAGGGGGGCAACAGGAGAGCATGGTCTTAACTCCCTTAATTTTCAGGGCGTTGGCTTGTTACCCTGGATGCAGCAGAGACTGGACCCAACATTGCTTGGAAATGATCTTAATCAGCAGTACCAAGCTATGTTGGCTGCTGGAATGCAGAGCCTAGGAAGTGGAGATCTCCTGAGACAACAAATTATGCAATCTCAGCAGCCCTTTCAACATCTTCAACAGCGTGAGATCCATACTTCACTCTTgttgcagcagcagcagcagcagcaacaccAACAGCAAGCAGCAATTAACCAAGTAGTACCTCATAATATCCTGCAGGTACAAACCCAGGCTTTAACAGAGAACATACCTCCTCCCCTTTTAGGGCAACCGCTGAACAATCAACAAGAGGAACAGGCACGGCAACACCAACATACTTCTCAGAATGCACTTAATTTTCGTAGTGATCAGCTACATCAGAGAATTCAGACAAATGTGCCTTCATCTTTTGCAAAAGCAGACTTCATGGATCCCAGCACAAAGTTCCCGGCATCTGTTACTCCTAGACAGAATATGGTCAGTTCCTTTTGTCCCGAAGGGAGTAGCAGTTTATTGAACTTCTCCAGAGTTGGTCAGTCAATGCTGGCCGAGCAGTTACCCCAACAATCCTGGGCTTCTAACTACACACATTCACATGTCACCGATTTTGCCCACTCAATCTCGCACACGCCATATCCTGGGAAAGATGCTACTGAAGAGCCAGAGAATTGTATTTCTGATTCCCATAATCCTGCACCTTTTGGTGTTAATCTCGATTCACCTGGGCTTCTACTCCCTGTCACCATGCCTACATTTGCTACTTCAGTTGATGCAGACGTGTCCTCAATGCCATTAACAAATTCTGGATTTCAGAATTCTCTGTATGGTTCTGTGCAAGACTCATCTGAGTTATTTCAAAGCTCAGGGCAAGTTGACCCACTAATCCCTTCTCGGACTTTTGTCAAG GTTTATAAATCAGGGTGGTCGGTTGGGCGCTCACTAGACATCTCCCGGTTCAGCAGCTATAACGAGCTGCAGGAGGAGCTGGCTCAGATGTTTGGAATTGGGGGAAGTTTAGAAGAACCCCTTAGATCAGGCTGGCAGCTTGTATTTGTTGACAGGGAGAATGACGTGCTTCTCCCTGGAGACGACCCATGGGA GGCGTTTGTGAATAATGTTTGGTATATAAAGATACTTTCACCCGAGGATATCCATACAATGTAA
- the LOC122308107 gene encoding auxin response factor 8-like isoform X2 — protein MKLSTSGLSLLDDEGEGGGEKKCLNSELWHACAGPLVSLPTPGTRVVYFPQGHSEQVAATTNKEVDGHIPNYPSLPPQLICQLHNVTMHADVETDEVYAQVMLQPLTLEEQKDTFLPLELGIPSKQPTNYFCKTLTASDTSTHGGFSVPRRAAEKVFPPLDFSQQPPAQELIARDLHDVEWKFRHIFRGQPKRHLLTTGWSVFVSAKRLVAGDSVLFIWNEKNQLLLGIRRATRPQTVTPSSVLSSDSMHIGLLAAAAHAASTNSCFTVFYNPRASPSEFVIPLSKYVKAVFHTRVSVGMRFRMLFETEESSVRRYMGTITGISELDPVRWPNSHWRSVKVGWDESTAGERQPRVSLWDIEPLTTFPMYPSMFPLRLKRPWHPGVSSLLDSRDGANGMMWLRGATGEHGLNSLNFQGVGLLPWMQQRLDPTLLGNDLNQQYQAMLAAGMQSLGSGDLLRQQIMQSQQPFQHLQQREIHTSLLLQQQQQQQHQQQAAINQVVPHNILQVQTQALTENIPPPLLGQPLNNQQEEQARQHQHTSQNALNFRSDQLHQRIQTNVPSSFAKADFMDPSTKFPASVTPRQNMVSSFCPEGSSSLLNFSRVGQSMLAEQLPQQSWASNYTHSHVTDFAHSISHTPYPGKDATEEPENCISDSHNPAPFGVNLDSPGLLLPVTMPTFATSVDADVSSMPLTNSGFQNSLYGSVQDSSELFQSSGQVDPLIPSRTFVKVYKSGWSVGRSLDISRFSSYNELQEELAQMFGIGGSLEEPLRSGWQLVFVDRENDVLLPGDDPWEAFVNNVWYIKILSPEDIHTM, from the exons ATGAAGCTTTCAACATCGGGATTGAGTCTGCTGGATGACGAAG GGGAAGGGGGAGGGGAGAAGAAATGCTTAAATTCGGAGCTGTGGCATGCATGTGCTGGACCGCTGGTGTCCCTACCGACGCCGGGGACTCGTGTCGTCTACTTTCCTCAGGGTCATAGCGAGCAG GTTGCTGCCACTACTAACAAAGAAGTTGATGGACACATTCCCAATTACCCGAGCTTGCCGCCCCAGTTGATTTGTCAGCTCCACAATGTCACGATGCAT GCAGATGTGGAAACGGATGAAGTATATGCGCAAGTGATGTTACAGCCTTTGACTCTG GAAGAGCAAAAGGATACGTTCCTACCTCTGGAATTGGGGATTCCAAGCAAGCAGCCCACCAATTACTTTTGCAAGACATTGACAGCAAGTGACACTAGTACCCATGGAGGGTTCTCTGTTCCTCGTCGTGCTGCTGAGAAAGTTTTCCCTCCATTG GATTTCTCACAACAGCCACCGGCTCAGGAACTTATTGCAAGGGATCTCCATGATGTTGAGTGGAAGTTTAGGCATATTTTTCGAG GACAGCCTAAACGGCATCTTCTTACTACTGGATGGAGTGTGTTTGTTAGTGCCAAAAGACTTGTTGCAGGGGACTCTGTTCTCTTTATCTG GAATGAAAAGAATCAGCTGCTTTTGGGAATACGCCGTGCCACCCGACCACAAACAGTGACGCCATCATCTGTTTTGTCAAGTGATAGCATGCACATCGGACTCCTAGCAGCTGCTGCTCATGCTGCTTCAACTAATAGCTGTTTTACTGTTTTCTATAACCCAAG GGCTAGTCCATCTGAATTTGTCATACCCCTTTCAAAGTATGTTAAAGCTGTATTTCACACACGTGTATCAGTTGGGATGCGTTTCCGGATGCTTTTTGAGACCGAAGAGTCAAGTGTTAGAAG GTATATGGGCACGATAACTGGAATAAGTGAACTGGATCCTGTTCGTTGGCCAAATTCTCATTGGAGATCTGTTAAG GTTGGTTGGGACGAGTCAACAGCTGGTGAGAGGCAGCCAAGGGTATCTTTGTGGGATATTGAACCTTTAACAACTTTCCCCATGTATCCATCGATGTTTCCCCTCAGACTGAAACGCCCCTGGCATCCTGGGGTCTCATCTTTGCTTG ATAGCAGGGATGGAGCGAATGGGATGATGTGGTTAAGGGGGGCAACAGGAGAGCATGGTCTTAACTCCCTTAATTTTCAGGGCGTTGGCTTGTTACCCTGGATGCAGCAGAGACTGGACCCAACATTGCTTGGAAATGATCTTAATCAGCAGTACCAAGCTATGTTGGCTGCTGGAATGCAGAGCCTAGGAAGTGGAGATCTCCTGAGACAACAAATTATGCAATCTCAGCAGCCCTTTCAACATCTTCAACAGCGTGAGATCCATACTTCACTCTTgttgcagcagcagcagcagcagcaacaccAACAGCAAGCAGCAATTAACCAAGTAGTACCTCATAATATCCTGCAGGTACAAACCCAGGCTTTAACAGAGAACATACCTCCTCCCCTTTTAGGGCAACCGCTGAACAATCAACAAGAGGAACAGGCACGGCAACACCAACATACTTCTCAGAATGCACTTAATTTTCGTAGTGATCAGCTACATCAGAGAATTCAGACAAATGTGCCTTCATCTTTTGCAAAAGCAGACTTCATGGATCCCAGCACAAAGTTCCCGGCATCTGTTACTCCTAGACAGAATATGGTCAGTTCCTTTTGTCCCGAAGGGAGTAGCAGTTTATTGAACTTCTCCAGAGTTGGTCAGTCAATGCTGGCCGAGCAGTTACCCCAACAATCCTGGGCTTCTAACTACACACATTCACATGTCACCGATTTTGCCCACTCAATCTCGCACACGCCATATCCTGGGAAAGATGCTACTGAAGAGCCAGAGAATTGTATTTCTGATTCCCATAATCCTGCACCTTTTGGTGTTAATCTCGATTCACCTGGGCTTCTACTCCCTGTCACCATGCCTACATTTGCTACTTCAGTTGATGCAGACGTGTCCTCAATGCCATTAACAAATTCTGGATTTCAGAATTCTCTGTATGGTTCTGTGCAAGACTCATCTGAGTTATTTCAAAGCTCAGGGCAAGTTGACCCACTAATCCCTTCTCGGACTTTTGTCAAG GTTTATAAATCAGGGTGGTCGGTTGGGCGCTCACTAGACATCTCCCGGTTCAGCAGCTATAACGAGCTGCAGGAGGAGCTGGCTCAGATGTTTGGAATTGGGGGAAGTTTAGAAGAACCCCTTAGATCAGGCTGGCAGCTTGTATTTGTTGACAGGGAGAATGACGTGCTTCTCCCTGGAGACGACCCATGGGA GGCGTTTGTGAATAATGTTTGGTATATAAAGATACTTTCACCCGAGGATATCCATACAATGTAA
- the LOC122308107 gene encoding auxin response factor 8-like isoform X1 yields MKLSTSGLSLLDDEGLLLNLFFSIIGGEGGGEKKCLNSELWHACAGPLVSLPTPGTRVVYFPQGHSEQVAATTNKEVDGHIPNYPSLPPQLICQLHNVTMHADVETDEVYAQVMLQPLTLEEQKDTFLPLELGIPSKQPTNYFCKTLTASDTSTHGGFSVPRRAAEKVFPPLDFSQQPPAQELIARDLHDVEWKFRHIFRGQPKRHLLTTGWSVFVSAKRLVAGDSVLFIWNEKNQLLLGIRRATRPQTVTPSSVLSSDSMHIGLLAAAAHAASTNSCFTVFYNPRASPSEFVIPLSKYVKAVFHTRVSVGMRFRMLFETEESSVRRYMGTITGISELDPVRWPNSHWRSVKVGWDESTAGERQPRVSLWDIEPLTTFPMYPSMFPLRLKRPWHPGVSSLLDSRDGANGMMWLRGATGEHGLNSLNFQGVGLLPWMQQRLDPTLLGNDLNQQYQAMLAAGMQSLGSGDLLRQQIMQSQQPFQHLQQREIHTSLLLQQQQQQQHQQQAAINQVVPHNILQVQTQALTENIPPPLLGQPLNNQQEEQARQHQHTSQNALNFRSDQLHQRIQTNVPSSFAKADFMDPSTKFPASVTPRQNMVSSFCPEGSSSLLNFSRVGQSMLAEQLPQQSWASNYTHSHVTDFAHSISHTPYPGKDATEEPENCISDSHNPAPFGVNLDSPGLLLPVTMPTFATSVDADVSSMPLTNSGFQNSLYGSVQDSSELFQSSGQVDPLIPSRTFVKVYKSGWSVGRSLDISRFSSYNELQEELAQMFGIGGSLEEPLRSGWQLVFVDRENDVLLPGDDPWEAFVNNVWYIKILSPEDIHTM; encoded by the exons ATGAAGCTTTCAACATCGGGATTGAGTCTGCTGGATGACGAAG GACTACTActtaatcttttcttttctataattGGAGGGGAAGGGGGAGGGGAGAAGAAATGCTTAAATTCGGAGCTGTGGCATGCATGTGCTGGACCGCTGGTGTCCCTACCGACGCCGGGGACTCGTGTCGTCTACTTTCCTCAGGGTCATAGCGAGCAG GTTGCTGCCACTACTAACAAAGAAGTTGATGGACACATTCCCAATTACCCGAGCTTGCCGCCCCAGTTGATTTGTCAGCTCCACAATGTCACGATGCAT GCAGATGTGGAAACGGATGAAGTATATGCGCAAGTGATGTTACAGCCTTTGACTCTG GAAGAGCAAAAGGATACGTTCCTACCTCTGGAATTGGGGATTCCAAGCAAGCAGCCCACCAATTACTTTTGCAAGACATTGACAGCAAGTGACACTAGTACCCATGGAGGGTTCTCTGTTCCTCGTCGTGCTGCTGAGAAAGTTTTCCCTCCATTG GATTTCTCACAACAGCCACCGGCTCAGGAACTTATTGCAAGGGATCTCCATGATGTTGAGTGGAAGTTTAGGCATATTTTTCGAG GACAGCCTAAACGGCATCTTCTTACTACTGGATGGAGTGTGTTTGTTAGTGCCAAAAGACTTGTTGCAGGGGACTCTGTTCTCTTTATCTG GAATGAAAAGAATCAGCTGCTTTTGGGAATACGCCGTGCCACCCGACCACAAACAGTGACGCCATCATCTGTTTTGTCAAGTGATAGCATGCACATCGGACTCCTAGCAGCTGCTGCTCATGCTGCTTCAACTAATAGCTGTTTTACTGTTTTCTATAACCCAAG GGCTAGTCCATCTGAATTTGTCATACCCCTTTCAAAGTATGTTAAAGCTGTATTTCACACACGTGTATCAGTTGGGATGCGTTTCCGGATGCTTTTTGAGACCGAAGAGTCAAGTGTTAGAAG GTATATGGGCACGATAACTGGAATAAGTGAACTGGATCCTGTTCGTTGGCCAAATTCTCATTGGAGATCTGTTAAG GTTGGTTGGGACGAGTCAACAGCTGGTGAGAGGCAGCCAAGGGTATCTTTGTGGGATATTGAACCTTTAACAACTTTCCCCATGTATCCATCGATGTTTCCCCTCAGACTGAAACGCCCCTGGCATCCTGGGGTCTCATCTTTGCTTG ATAGCAGGGATGGAGCGAATGGGATGATGTGGTTAAGGGGGGCAACAGGAGAGCATGGTCTTAACTCCCTTAATTTTCAGGGCGTTGGCTTGTTACCCTGGATGCAGCAGAGACTGGACCCAACATTGCTTGGAAATGATCTTAATCAGCAGTACCAAGCTATGTTGGCTGCTGGAATGCAGAGCCTAGGAAGTGGAGATCTCCTGAGACAACAAATTATGCAATCTCAGCAGCCCTTTCAACATCTTCAACAGCGTGAGATCCATACTTCACTCTTgttgcagcagcagcagcagcagcaacaccAACAGCAAGCAGCAATTAACCAAGTAGTACCTCATAATATCCTGCAGGTACAAACCCAGGCTTTAACAGAGAACATACCTCCTCCCCTTTTAGGGCAACCGCTGAACAATCAACAAGAGGAACAGGCACGGCAACACCAACATACTTCTCAGAATGCACTTAATTTTCGTAGTGATCAGCTACATCAGAGAATTCAGACAAATGTGCCTTCATCTTTTGCAAAAGCAGACTTCATGGATCCCAGCACAAAGTTCCCGGCATCTGTTACTCCTAGACAGAATATGGTCAGTTCCTTTTGTCCCGAAGGGAGTAGCAGTTTATTGAACTTCTCCAGAGTTGGTCAGTCAATGCTGGCCGAGCAGTTACCCCAACAATCCTGGGCTTCTAACTACACACATTCACATGTCACCGATTTTGCCCACTCAATCTCGCACACGCCATATCCTGGGAAAGATGCTACTGAAGAGCCAGAGAATTGTATTTCTGATTCCCATAATCCTGCACCTTTTGGTGTTAATCTCGATTCACCTGGGCTTCTACTCCCTGTCACCATGCCTACATTTGCTACTTCAGTTGATGCAGACGTGTCCTCAATGCCATTAACAAATTCTGGATTTCAGAATTCTCTGTATGGTTCTGTGCAAGACTCATCTGAGTTATTTCAAAGCTCAGGGCAAGTTGACCCACTAATCCCTTCTCGGACTTTTGTCAAG GTTTATAAATCAGGGTGGTCGGTTGGGCGCTCACTAGACATCTCCCGGTTCAGCAGCTATAACGAGCTGCAGGAGGAGCTGGCTCAGATGTTTGGAATTGGGGGAAGTTTAGAAGAACCCCTTAGATCAGGCTGGCAGCTTGTATTTGTTGACAGGGAGAATGACGTGCTTCTCCCTGGAGACGACCCATGGGA GGCGTTTGTGAATAATGTTTGGTATATAAAGATACTTTCACCCGAGGATATCCATACAATGTAA